A genomic stretch from Antarcticibacterium flavum includes:
- a CDS encoding isoaspartyl peptidase/L-asparaginase family protein encodes MKKILLLLSLTVAFSCNQAAEEKKPIGETAAPPQSDNIQGDNFGIVIHGGAGTILKENMTDSLEAAYKEVLEEAIRTGHQILADGGSSIEAIQRTINVMEDSPLFNAGKGAVFTNEETNELDAAIMDGETLNAGAIAGVTTVKNPINLAFEVMKNSPHVLLSGKGAEQFAGERGIEVVDPSYFFDEKRFNALQRIKDSEKTELDHDAEKMALLDPFIKDSKFGTVGAVALDKNGNIAAGTSTGGMTNKKWNRIGDVPIIGAGTYANNATCAVSATGWGEYFIRGVVAYDISAMMEYRKMSLQEAATAVIQDKLTELGGEGGIIAIDAKGNIAMEFNSAGMYRAAMNRDGELTLGIYTENEKAE; translated from the coding sequence ATGAAAAAAATCTTACTCCTTTTATCCCTTACCGTAGCATTTTCCTGCAACCAGGCAGCAGAAGAAAAAAAACCAATTGGCGAAACTGCCGCCCCACCACAATCTGATAATATACAGGGTGACAATTTTGGGATTGTTATTCATGGTGGTGCTGGAACCATACTCAAAGAAAATATGACAGACTCCCTGGAGGCTGCCTATAAAGAGGTGCTGGAGGAAGCCATTCGCACAGGGCACCAGATCCTGGCCGATGGGGGTTCTTCTATAGAGGCCATCCAGCGAACTATAAATGTTATGGAGGATTCCCCGCTTTTCAATGCAGGGAAAGGAGCTGTTTTTACAAATGAGGAAACCAATGAGCTCGATGCAGCCATTATGGATGGGGAAACCTTGAACGCCGGCGCTATTGCGGGAGTAACCACAGTAAAAAACCCGATAAACCTTGCATTTGAGGTTATGAAGAATTCACCCCACGTATTACTTTCAGGCAAAGGAGCAGAGCAGTTTGCCGGTGAAAGAGGTATTGAGGTAGTAGACCCATCTTACTTTTTTGATGAAAAACGATTTAATGCCCTGCAAAGGATTAAAGATTCAGAAAAAACAGAACTGGACCACGATGCAGAAAAAATGGCTCTTTTGGATCCTTTTATCAAAGATTCTAAATTTGGAACTGTTGGTGCAGTCGCCCTGGATAAGAATGGAAATATCGCAGCAGGTACTTCTACAGGGGGAATGACAAATAAAAAATGGAACCGCATTGGCGACGTGCCAATAATTGGTGCCGGTACTTATGCCAATAATGCTACCTGTGCAGTCTCTGCCACAGGCTGGGGAGAGTATTTCATTCGCGGGGTAGTGGCTTACGATATTTCTGCAATGATGGAATACCGCAAAATGAGTTTACAGGAAGCAGCTACCGCAGTAATACAGGATAAGCTTACAGAACTTGGAGGAGAAGGCGGGATCATAGCCATCGATGCCAAAGGCAATATCGCTATGGAATTTAATTCAGCCGGGATGTATCGTGCAGCTATGAACAGGGATGGGGAACTTACATTAGGGATCTATACTGAAAATGAGAAAGCCGAATAA
- a CDS encoding 3-hydroxyanthranilate 3,4-dioxygenase, protein MAINKPFNLNKWIEQNRDLLKPPVGNKNVYKESEDYIVMVVGGPNARKDYHYNETEELFYQLEGTIEVHVQENGEKKTMQLGPGDMYLHPGKIPHSPVRHEGSIGLVIERKRLGEEGEDGLLWFCDNCNNKLYEVYFPLENIETDFLKHFKHFYQSKELRTCDNCGTVMEADERFMAAEKG, encoded by the coding sequence ATGGCGATCAATAAACCTTTCAATCTCAATAAGTGGATAGAACAAAATCGAGATCTTCTAAAGCCACCGGTTGGAAATAAGAATGTCTACAAAGAATCTGAAGATTACATCGTAATGGTGGTAGGAGGCCCAAATGCACGTAAAGACTATCATTACAATGAGACCGAAGAACTATTTTATCAACTGGAGGGTACTATAGAGGTGCATGTGCAGGAAAATGGTGAAAAAAAAACCATGCAGCTGGGACCTGGAGATATGTACCTTCACCCGGGTAAGATCCCTCACTCTCCTGTGCGTCACGAAGGTTCCATTGGTCTTGTCATAGAAAGAAAGAGATTGGGAGAAGAAGGGGAAGACGGCTTGTTATGGTTTTGTGATAATTGTAATAATAAGTTATATGAAGTGTATTTTCCACTTGAAAATATTGAGACAGATTTCCTAAAACATTTTAAGCATTTCTACCAAAGTAAAGAGCTGCGCACCTGTGATAATTGCGGTACCGTAATGGAGGCAGATGAAAGGTTTATGGCTGCTGAAAAAGGCTAG